The Henningerozyma blattae CBS 6284 chromosome 9, complete genome DNA segment GATGAACCACAAAAGGCAGGGATCCCCTCCTCGGACTTGAATCAATTACAACAACTTGTGGAATTCTTCAGTAGCCCAGAATGTACTACGCTACGTCTTGCAGGGCTAATGACTATTGGTTCAAGAGCGGCTTCCACTGCTGATGGTCTAAACCCGGATTTCACAAAATTATCACAGTTGCGCAACGCGCTTAATGAGAAATACGGCCTTGATTTGCAGTTGAGTATGGGGATGAGTAATGATTATAAACAAGCCATTGCTCAAGGTAGCAATGAAGTACGTATCGGCACTGATATTTTCGGACAACGTCCAACGTCTACATAATTCCGCAATCGCCTATATACATAAACTCGTCTATATAACTGTCAAAACACTATCTACAATGCTCTTGCTTAATGTTCCTCTATGCTCACTCTTGCAACTTAAATTCACATTACCGGTTTCCATATCAAACATCAATTTAATTAGACACGAGAAATTACCATCCGTCTTGCTATGGACCACCCCAATACCAAAAACCGTGTTACTCACACTATTGTTTGTAATCATTTGGAACCCAAACTTACCTTGCAATACACTTTGCAAATATCCAACCAATTCTTCTTGCCCTTGTGCCCCCAGCAATTGATTCAATTTCCCACTATATTGTGTTTCACTTGCATTGTAATACCCTTCTGGCGGCAGCATTTGCCATCTCCGAATAAAATCCGCAAATCCAACAACATCTTCTTCCCTTACCGGTAAGATTGTATGAACAATACCAATACCCAATTTCAATACAATATCTTCCATACCATTACAACATACTCGTAAGATAGGACTCTCCTCTATATCAAACGGTTTCctaataattatatcaaaTGTTTGATTCGatctttcatttttttgtaaactTAATCGTGATACCCCACTATTATTACCAATCACATATTCCGGATTATCCCGGATCTTGAACGGTATGATTTCACTACTCAACCCATTGAGTACCCCTTCCGTTTGATTGATTATCGAAATGGAAACTCCAATAGTATATTCCTCTACATTCATTCGATAGATGATCTTGATACGTGTGTTTTGATACATCACACCTTGTTTGTGAATTAACATCCTCTTAAAACTATCTTCCCATgtattagataatttttgatcCGTGTAATATTTTGACATCTCAATTTcgtttgaaattaattccTTGGGTGGCTCCACTTTCGTTCCCTTGTAAATGGGCATTCGACTAAACAATGTTTCAATCAACTCATAATTCCCACTCAATTTACATATTtgtatcattttcaaatattcatatGATCTTGTTTGTAATTCAATATCCAAAGAATTCAATTccaattgataaaatttaatcacCACAGACCCTATCGAATGATCAAATTTATACAATTTGATTATACTGGTCAATATTACTGCCTTGGTAACATTACTCACACTGAAATATTTCGTAGTGAACAGATTAAACAAATCTCCAATACTAATCTTCTGCTCAATCAAATCTGCAAACTCTCCAATGATAAAACAACTCAATTGgattatattttcattagaattcatcttgtttaaatattccaaCAAGATTaaactaaattttttttgtaaatgttcattatttacaatGATTTGGATCAACCTTTGAATaatcaaatcattattcttattcaTCATACCACCACCACTGACACTCCCGCTAAGTAATTTCAACGATACATTCATATataaatcttcatcttgattatatttttccatCATTTTACTAATTTTGATTGAAATATctgatttcaaattttgatCTGCTACACAATTGgcattcaaaatatatttcaataattgatttacaATCAATTTCATATTACTTGCATCTGtacatatataaattaattccACAATTTTCTTGATTATAGAAATATCTCGTTCCATTTTCAACACGTTAAATAAGacatataaatttttttgccTTAAACAATCAATCTTACCACTTGTATTCgtcaattcaattaaacAATCCAACgtcaaatatttcatatttgtACCATTACCATTGGTATTACCACCATCATTTACCAATAACGAACATAGAGCAGTAATGGAATTTTCAATCGATTCATCTGATGGATTTAATTTCCCTGCaaatttgattaatttgaaaaggattatattttgaattaatttacCAAAGGGAGTTTTGAAATCTCGagtatttaaatcaatagCCTTTGTGACACATATACGTAATTTACCCAAtgtttcatcatttaaattattcaattgatttaaatgatcCAAATTGGTCACTTTAATactttcattattagatattattaatacgTTTAAAACATTGATGATATTAGTAATCAGCCATGGGTTGGGCAATATAAATTCGCTCGGATTTGCAGTTGAACTCGACCTTTGTTTACGTATAGTTAAacaatctaataatatcttgGTTAAATGTGGGATTATTCGAAGACATTTGATTggatcaatatttttactatAATATTCAAGTACTGGTAATGCTGTTAATATAATGGAAGGATTCCCCTCATCATTTAGtagattgaaaaaatgCTGAATGtttgtttcatttaatatGTTATGCAATTCTCCACTGgctaaattaaatttcttgaTGTTTAAACACATACAATTTATTGCCAAGCATGTCTTTTGCTTTAAACAATTGACTGTTCTTGGATTAGCAATGAATCTAAATACACACTCAATAATCgtatcatcatttaatagTTGAGGATCAAAATTACTAGCAATACCAATAAATGTTAACGctaatgaattgaaatgTTCATTACTcgaatttaaatcattaataattgtaaatttcattaattccattaatttttctcGAATCGTTTCATATTGATATAATAATGAGATGATTAAATATCCAATAAATTTCtctgaatatttattggatttacttaattgtaaaaattgttttaatccaaatttaatatcatctaaTTTACTTGTATTTGAtgtgatatatatataaattaactTCGAAatgtttttctttaaattatacccttggttattattacttttaACAGATAATGAAGTATTTGTAGAAtcaaaaaaagttttaattttaattaattctgaATTGATTCGTTTATCTTGTTCACTTTTGGATTCTTGAGAATTTCTTAAATCtgcaatgaaaaaatttaatccTGTCATAGAATTATTCGAACTTCCAATTCGAACATTTTGATTTACCATCTTGAGGGACTGGGcttctttattaaactGCTCACTTTGCAATACTTGGTTGCCTTTTGCCTTAAAtcatgatttaaatttcagatcttcaaaatttaaacatatttcatcatcactCGGTCCAATGTAACGCGTTTGGAAAATCGCGTATGTTTCGAGCATATGAAGCATATTTGATCATACATAGTAGCATAATCGAATACACGTAACATAATCAAAAATACGTTACATAATCTAGAATACTCGAG contains these protein-coding regions:
- the APL3 gene encoding Apl3p (similar to Saccharomyces cerevisiae APL3 (YBL037W); ancestral locus Anc_3.325), encoding MVNQNVRIGSSNNSMTGLNFFIADLRNSQESKSEQDKRINSELIKIKTFFDSTNTSLSVKSNNNQGYNLKKNISKLIYIYITSNTSKLDDIKFGLKQFLQLSKSNKYSEKFIGYLIISLLYQYETIREKLMELMKFTIINDLNSSNEHFNSLALTFIGIASNFDPQLLNDDTIIECVFRFIANPRTVNCLKQKTCLAINCMCLNIKKFNLASGELHNILNETNIQHFFNLLNDEGNPSIILTALPVLEYYSKNIDPIKCLRIIPHLTKILLDCLTIRKQRSSSTANPSEFILPNPWLITNIINVLNVLIISNNESIKVTNLDHLNQLNNLNDETLGKLRICVTKAIDLNTRDFKTPFGKLIQNIILFKLIKFAGKLNPSDESIENSITALCSLLVNDGGNTNGNGTNMKYLTLDCLIELTNTSGKIDCLRQKNLYVLFNVLKMERDISIIKKIVELIYICTDASNMKLIVNQLLKYILNANCVADQNLKSDISIKISKMMEKYNQDEDLYMNVSLKLLSGSVSGGGMMNKNNDLIIQRLIQIIVNNEHLQKKFSLILLEYLNKMNSNENIIQLSCFIIGEFADLIEQKISIGDLFNLFTTKYFSVSNVTKAVILTSIIKLYKFDHSIGSVVIKFYQLELNSLDIELQTRSYEYLKMIQICKLSGNYELIETLFSRMPIYKGTKVEPPKELISNEIEMSKYYTDQKLSNTWEDSFKRMLIHKQGVMYQNTRIKIIYRMNVEEYTIGVSISIINQTEGVLNGLSSEIIPFKIRDNPEYVIGNNSGVSRLSLQKNERSNQTFDIIIRKPFDIEESPILRVCCNGMEDIVLKLGIGIVHTILPVREEDVVGFADFIRRWQMLPPEGYYNASETQYSGKLNQLLGAQGQEELVGYLQSVLQGKFGFQMITNNSVSNTVFGIGVVHSKTDGNFSCLIKLMFDMETGNVNLSCKSEHRGTLSKSIVDSVLTVI